A region from the Halobacillus mangrovi genome encodes:
- the tpiA gene encoding triose-phosphate isomerase, which yields MRKQVIAGNWKMNKTHREAEDFIQTAKNEVPSADQVESVVCAPFPFLQKLVEETEGTNLEIGAQNMHFEESGAFTGEVSPVMLKELGVKYVVLGHSERREIFKETDEDVNKKVHAAFKHGLTPIICVGESLEQREADQTMDHVESQVKKALEGLTNEQCAQTIIAYEPIWAIGTGRTATAEQANEVCTHIREVVSNFVNADAADAVRIQYGGSVKPANVDELLSQSDIDGALVGGASLEADSFLKLVEAGKHE from the coding sequence ATGCGTAAACAAGTAATTGCAGGAAACTGGAAGATGAATAAAACTCACCGCGAAGCGGAAGATTTTATTCAAACAGCTAAAAATGAAGTTCCATCTGCAGATCAAGTGGAATCTGTTGTATGTGCTCCGTTCCCATTTCTTCAAAAGCTAGTGGAAGAAACGGAAGGTACAAACCTTGAAATCGGTGCGCAAAACATGCATTTTGAAGAAAGCGGCGCGTTTACTGGCGAAGTGAGCCCAGTTATGCTGAAAGAGCTAGGTGTTAAGTATGTTGTTCTTGGCCACTCCGAGCGCCGTGAGATTTTCAAAGAAACAGATGAAGACGTCAACAAGAAGGTTCATGCTGCTTTCAAACATGGCTTGACTCCGATTATCTGTGTAGGTGAATCTCTTGAACAGCGTGAAGCTGATCAAACGATGGATCATGTAGAGTCTCAAGTAAAGAAAGCACTTGAAGGTCTAACAAATGAGCAGTGTGCTCAAACGATCATCGCTTATGAACCTATCTGGGCAATTGGTACAGGCCGTACAGCTACAGCAGAACAAGCGAATGAAGTATGTACGCATATCCGTGAAGTAGTAAGTAACTTTGTTAATGCTGATGCAGCAGATGCTGTACGTATTCAGTATGGAGGAAGTGTAAAACCGGCGAACGTTGATGAGCTTCTTTCCCAGTCCGATATTGACGGTGCCCTTGTAGGTGGAGCGAGCTTAGAAGCAGACTCTTTCCTAAAACTAGTGGAGGCAGGTAAGCATGAGTAA
- the ptsP gene encoding phosphoenolpyruvate--protein phosphotransferase: protein MTQLQGIAASSGIAIAKVYRLETPDLTFSKDKIDQPDHEVKRLHEALETSKSELEKIKEHTKKSLGDEHAEIFSAHLLVLSDPELIQPIEDKIKAENVNAEAALHETANMFIDMFKNMDNEYMRERAADIQDVTKRVMAHLLNVTFPDPALINEEVVIVADDLTPSDTAQLNKQYVKGFTTDIGGRTSHSAIMARSLEIPAVVGTKNITSQAEKDVMIIVDGINGDVIVDPTDEQVETYKQKQVDFEKQKQEWAKLKDEPTVTSEGDHVELVANIGTPDDVEGVLNNGGEGVGLYRTEFLYMGKSQLPTEEEQYDAYSSVLKQMGDNPVVVRTLDIGGDKELDYLDLPDEMNPFLGYRAIRLCLERDDIFRVQLRALLRASVHGNLKIMFPMIATLEEFRQAKAILEEEREKLTNEGKEVAEDIEVGMMVEIPATAVIARQFAKEVDFFSIGTNDLIQYTMAADRMNERVSYLYQPYNPAILNLINNVIEAAHAEGKWAGMCGEMAGDEIAIPILLGLGLDEFSMSATSILPARTQIRNLSKKELASYKEEILSKGTAEEVVEFIKEKTQ, encoded by the coding sequence ATGACACAGCTTCAAGGTATTGCAGCTTCCAGCGGTATTGCCATTGCGAAGGTGTACCGTCTGGAAACTCCAGACCTCACATTCAGTAAAGACAAAATTGACCAGCCAGACCACGAGGTAAAACGCCTGCATGAGGCCCTTGAAACATCGAAGTCTGAATTGGAAAAAATTAAAGAGCACACGAAGAAATCCCTGGGAGATGAGCATGCTGAAATCTTTTCTGCTCACCTGCTTGTGCTTAGTGACCCTGAACTTATTCAGCCTATTGAAGATAAAATAAAAGCTGAAAACGTGAATGCAGAAGCTGCCCTTCACGAGACAGCCAATATGTTCATTGATATGTTCAAAAACATGGATAATGAATACATGCGTGAACGCGCAGCAGATATCCAGGACGTAACAAAGCGTGTCATGGCCCACCTATTAAACGTTACGTTCCCTGATCCTGCCTTAATCAATGAAGAAGTGGTCATCGTTGCTGACGACTTGACTCCTTCTGATACAGCTCAGTTGAACAAGCAATACGTCAAAGGGTTCACTACTGATATTGGCGGACGTACCTCCCACTCGGCAATCATGGCTCGGTCTCTTGAGATTCCAGCTGTCGTTGGAACAAAGAATATCACTTCTCAAGCAGAGAAGGATGTCATGATCATCGTCGATGGGATTAATGGAGACGTTATTGTTGATCCTACTGATGAGCAAGTTGAAACATACAAACAGAAGCAAGTCGATTTTGAAAAGCAAAAACAAGAATGGGCTAAGCTAAAAGACGAACCTACCGTTACCTCAGAAGGTGATCATGTTGAGCTTGTAGCTAACATTGGAACTCCTGATGATGTAGAAGGTGTTCTAAACAACGGTGGTGAAGGCGTTGGTCTTTACCGTACTGAGTTCCTTTATATGGGTAAAAGTCAACTTCCGACAGAAGAAGAACAATACGATGCGTACTCTTCTGTGCTGAAACAAATGGGAGACAACCCTGTAGTCGTTCGTACACTGGACATCGGCGGAGATAAGGAACTTGATTATCTTGACCTTCCAGATGAAATGAACCCGTTTTTAGGGTATCGCGCGATTCGTCTCTGCTTAGAACGTGATGATATCTTCCGTGTTCAGCTGCGCGCCCTTTTACGTGCAAGCGTACACGGCAATCTGAAGATTATGTTCCCAATGATTGCAACGCTTGAGGAGTTCCGCCAGGCGAAAGCAATTCTTGAGGAAGAGAGAGAAAAGCTGACCAATGAAGGCAAAGAAGTGGCAGAAGATATTGAAGTCGGAATGATGGTTGAAATCCCTGCTACTGCAGTCATCGCTCGACAGTTTGCCAAAGAAGTGGACTTCTTCAGTATCGGAACCAATGACCTTATTCAATACACAATGGCTGCAGACCGTATGAATGAACGAGTTTCATACTTGTATCAGCCTTATAATCCAGCCATCCTAAACTTAATTAACAATGTTATTGAGGCTGCACATGCAGAAGGTAAATGGGCTGGAATGTGCGGAGAAATGGCTGGAGATGAAATCGCCATACCAATTCTGCTCGGTCTAGGCCTTGATGAATTCAGCATGAGTGCTACATCTATTCTTCCTGCACGTACGCAAATTAGAAACCTTTCTAAGAAGGAGCTTGCTTCTTATAAAGAAGAAATCCTTTCTAAAGGTACAGCTGAGGAAGTTGTTGAATTCATTAAAGAAAAGACCCAATAA
- a CDS encoding phosphocarrier protein HPr, with translation MVEKTFTITSSDGVHARPATVLVQNAGKYESDINLHYKEKAVNLKSIMGIMSLGIPSGAEVKITAEGSDEQEAIDHLATTMKNESLGE, from the coding sequence ATGGTAGAAAAAACATTTACAATTACATCCTCAGATGGTGTACACGCACGCCCGGCAACTGTACTTGTACAAAATGCAGGAAAGTACGAGTCAGATATCAACTTACATTATAAAGAAAAGGCTGTTAACCTGAAATCCATCATGGGTATCATGAGCCTGGGAATCCCTTCTGGAGCAGAAGTGAAGATTACTGCTGAAGGAAGTGACGAGCAAGAAGCGATCGATCACTTAGCGACAACTATGAAGAACGAAAGCTTGGGGGAGTAA
- the ytzI gene encoding YtzI protein, translating to MTFTIIMIVCIAIVLGIAAMFGFAVSKGYDYKHTVDPHPDELDDNDIRNNHNKS from the coding sequence ATGACATTTACGATCATCATGATTGTATGTATTGCCATTGTTTTAGGAATTGCTGCCATGTTCGGTTTTGCTGTTTCCAAAGGGTATGACTACAAACATACAGTGGATCCGCATCCGGATGAATTAGATGATAACGATATTAGAAACAACCATAATAAAAGCTGA
- the eno gene encoding phosphopyruvate hydratase: MPYITDVYAREVLDSRGNPTVEVEIYTESGAFGTALVPSGASTGEYEAVELRDGDKDRYLGKGVEKAVENVNEKIAPKLLGMDVTQQVIIDQLMMDLDGTENKGNLGANAILGVSMACAHAAADVVGLPLYKYLGGFTASTLPTPMMNILNGGEHADNNVDIQEFMIMPVGAPTFKEALRMGAEIFHSLKKVLKNKGYNTGVGDEGGFAPNLQSNEEALSTIIEAIEEAGYKPNEEVKLAMDVASSEIYEDGKYNLKGEGVVRSSEEMVDWYEELVNKYPIISIEDGLDENDWEGTKLLTDRIGDRVQLVGDDLFVTNTEKLGRAIEQGVGNSILIKVNQIGTLTETFQAIEMAKRAGYTAVISHRSGETEDATIADIAVATNSGQIKTGAPSRTDRVAKYNQLLRIEDELFGTAEYAGEKAFYNLNK, translated from the coding sequence ATGCCATATATTACAGACGTTTATGCACGTGAAGTCCTGGACTCTCGTGGTAACCCAACTGTCGAAGTTGAAATTTATACGGAATCTGGAGCATTCGGTACTGCACTTGTACCAAGTGGTGCTTCCACAGGTGAATACGAAGCAGTAGAACTACGTGACGGTGACAAAGACCGCTACCTTGGTAAAGGTGTAGAGAAAGCTGTAGAGAATGTAAATGAAAAAATCGCTCCAAAACTACTTGGCATGGATGTTACTCAGCAAGTGATCATCGATCAACTAATGATGGACCTTGATGGTACAGAAAACAAAGGAAACCTAGGTGCGAACGCAATTCTTGGTGTCTCCATGGCTTGCGCGCATGCAGCAGCTGACGTTGTAGGTCTTCCTCTTTACAAATACCTTGGAGGTTTCACTGCATCTACTCTTCCAACTCCAATGATGAATATCCTTAATGGAGGAGAGCACGCAGATAATAACGTGGACATCCAAGAATTCATGATTATGCCTGTTGGCGCTCCAACATTCAAAGAAGCACTTCGTATGGGTGCCGAAATTTTCCACTCTCTTAAAAAAGTGCTTAAGAATAAAGGCTACAACACGGGTGTTGGTGATGAAGGTGGATTCGCACCAAACCTCCAGTCTAACGAAGAAGCACTTTCTACGATCATTGAAGCGATCGAAGAAGCTGGCTACAAGCCAAACGAAGAAGTTAAGCTTGCGATGGACGTAGCTTCTTCTGAAATTTATGAAGACGGCAAGTACAACCTCAAAGGTGAAGGTGTTGTGCGTTCTTCTGAAGAAATGGTTGACTGGTACGAAGAGCTAGTTAACAAATATCCAATCATCTCGATTGAAGATGGTCTTGATGAAAACGATTGGGAAGGTACAAAGCTTCTTACTGACCGCATCGGTGACCGTGTTCAATTAGTAGGAGACGACTTGTTCGTAACGAACACTGAGAAACTGGGCCGTGCGATTGAGCAAGGTGTTGGAAACTCTATCCTGATTAAAGTGAACCAAATCGGTACACTTACAGAAACATTCCAGGCAATCGAAATGGCGAAGCGCGCCGGATATACAGCTGTCATTTCCCACCGTTCTGGGGAAACAGAAGATGCGACAATTGCTGATATCGCTGTTGCAACAAACTCTGGTCAAATCAAGACTGGTGCTCCGTCCCGTACGGACCGTGTTGCGAAGTACAACCAGCTTCTTCGTATTGAAGACGAGCTGTTTGGAACTGCAGAATATGCAGGCGAAAAAGCATTCTACAACCTGAATAAATAA
- a CDS encoding YdcF family protein: MKRILRFVLIIAVAYGLYTAYSLWTYGEEEDIPKADAAIVLGAAQWNGKPSPVFKGRLKQGIELYKQGKVNYLVFTGGVSKNAASSEAEVGKMYALDQGVPIEDILIEDKSLVTEDNLVNAQEVAKGQGIDSYLLVSDQFHLKRAVGVARSKGMDVTGVPTKYSAYESLETKLPFFLREWAYLMGYQLTRLF, from the coding sequence ATGAAACGAATACTACGATTTGTACTAATTATTGCAGTAGCCTATGGCCTCTATACAGCCTATAGTTTATGGACTTATGGGGAAGAAGAGGATATTCCAAAAGCTGATGCAGCCATTGTGCTTGGGGCCGCTCAGTGGAACGGAAAGCCAAGTCCAGTGTTTAAAGGACGTCTTAAGCAAGGCATAGAGCTATATAAGCAAGGCAAAGTGAACTACCTGGTGTTCACAGGCGGTGTGAGTAAGAACGCTGCTTCATCGGAGGCTGAGGTAGGAAAAATGTACGCCTTAGATCAAGGAGTACCTATAGAAGATATTTTAATTGAGGACAAATCCCTTGTGACAGAAGATAATCTGGTCAATGCTCAAGAAGTAGCAAAAGGACAAGGCATTGATTCTTACCTTCTAGTAAGTGATCAGTTTCATCTGAAAAGAGCCGTAGGTGTAGCTCGAAGTAAGGGGATGGATGTCACAGGCGTACCCACGAAGTATTCCGCATACGAATCTTTAGAAACAAAACTTCCATTTTTTTTGCGAGAGTGGGCCTATTTAATGGGGTACCAGCTAACCAGGTTGTTTTAA
- a CDS encoding phosphoglycerate kinase, translating to MNKKTIRDVEVKGQTVFCRVDFNVPMSGEEVTDDTRIKAALPTIKHLTGNGAKVILASHLGRPKGEVVEELRLDPVAKRLSDLLGQTVTKTDEVYGDEVNKALSEMEDGDVLLIENVRFHPGEEKNDAELAKAFADMADLYVNDAFGAAHRAHASTAGVAEHLPAVAGFLMEKEINVLSNALSNPERPFTAIIGGAKVKDKIGVIDNLIDKVDHLIIGGGLAYTFVKAQGHEIGKSLLEEDKIDLANEYMKKAEEKGVKFHMPEDVIVADDFSDSANTREVAIDSIPGDWEALDIGPKTREKYAEIIKESKLVIWNGPMGVFELETFANGTKAVANALAETEGYSVIGGGDSAAAVEKFGFADDMDHVSTGGGASLEFMEGKELPGVALLNDK from the coding sequence ATGAATAAGAAAACAATTCGTGATGTTGAAGTTAAAGGACAAACTGTTTTTTGCCGTGTAGACTTTAACGTTCCAATGAGTGGAGAAGAAGTAACAGATGACACGAGAATCAAGGCAGCACTTCCGACAATCAAGCATTTGACCGGAAATGGCGCAAAAGTTATTCTTGCCAGTCACCTTGGACGTCCAAAAGGTGAAGTCGTTGAAGAGCTTCGTTTGGATCCCGTAGCCAAGCGCTTGAGCGACTTGCTTGGGCAAACCGTTACGAAAACAGATGAAGTTTATGGAGACGAAGTGAACAAGGCTTTATCTGAAATGGAAGATGGAGATGTATTGTTGATTGAAAACGTACGCTTCCACCCAGGTGAAGAAAAGAATGATGCTGAATTGGCAAAAGCATTTGCAGATATGGCAGATCTTTATGTCAATGACGCTTTCGGTGCAGCTCACCGCGCCCACGCTTCAACAGCAGGAGTAGCTGAACACTTGCCGGCTGTAGCTGGTTTCCTTATGGAAAAAGAAATTAACGTGCTCAGCAATGCTCTTTCTAATCCGGAGCGCCCATTCACGGCGATTATCGGTGGAGCAAAAGTAAAAGACAAAATCGGGGTAATCGACAACCTCATCGATAAGGTAGATCACTTAATCATCGGTGGAGGGCTTGCCTACACCTTTGTAAAAGCGCAAGGTCATGAAATCGGTAAATCTTTATTAGAGGAAGATAAGATTGACTTGGCGAATGAATATATGAAAAAGGCTGAAGAAAAAGGCGTGAAATTCCATATGCCTGAAGATGTTATCGTTGCAGATGATTTCTCTGATTCAGCTAACACTAGAGAAGTAGCCATTGACAGTATCCCTGGCGATTGGGAAGCCCTGGATATCGGGCCAAAAACGAGAGAGAAATACGCAGAAATCATCAAAGAGTCCAAGCTTGTCATATGGAATGGACCGATGGGCGTATTCGAACTTGAAACGTTTGCCAACGGCACAAAAGCTGTCGCAAATGCACTCGCTGAGACCGAAGGTTATAGCGTGATTGGCGGCGGTGACTCCGCAGCAGCAGTTGAGAAGTTCGGTTTTGCCGATGACATGGATCACGTTTCAACGGGAGGCGGCGCATCCTTGGAGTTCATGGAAGGAAAAGAACTTCCAGGAGTCGCTCTACTCAACGATAAATAA
- the gpmI gene encoding 2,3-bisphosphoglycerate-independent phosphoglycerate mutase — MSKQNLAALIILDGYAIREEEYGNAVKQANTPNFDRYWSQFPHSQLMACGEAVGLPEGQMGNSEVGHLNIGAGRVVYQSLTRINLSVREGDFFENEVLLNAVRQAKQKNKALHVFGLLSDGGIHSHINHMFATLELAKKEGLDKVYVHAFLDGRDVGQQSAKTYIKQTQDKIEEIGVGQLATIAGRYYAMDRDNRWDRVKKAYDAIAYGKGTTYKDPIQAIDDSYKNEVYDEFVEPVVLTDEKDQPIGKVEDEDSIVFFNFRPDRAIQISRTFANDDFEDFDRGDQAPRNIHFVGMTQYSDAVNSKVAFPPNDLKNTVGEVLANNGMKQLRIAETEKYPHVTFFMSGGREEEFDGEERILIDSPKVATYDLKPEMSAYEVTDALLGELDAEKHNAIILNFANPDMVGHSGMLEPTIKAIEAVDECLGKIVDKIHEKGGHAIITADHGNSDEVTTPDGDAMTAHTTNPVPVIVTKEGVELRDGGILGDLSPTLLELLNVDQPEEMTGKTLIKK, encoded by the coding sequence ATGAGTAAGCAAAACTTAGCCGCTTTAATTATTCTTGATGGCTATGCCATTCGTGAAGAAGAGTATGGCAATGCTGTCAAACAAGCTAACACCCCTAACTTTGATCGTTATTGGAGCCAGTTTCCTCATTCTCAGCTAATGGCTTGCGGAGAAGCTGTCGGTCTTCCAGAGGGTCAAATGGGAAACTCGGAAGTTGGTCACTTAAACATTGGTGCAGGACGAGTTGTTTATCAAAGTTTGACTCGTATCAACTTGTCGGTACGTGAAGGCGACTTCTTCGAGAATGAAGTTCTGTTAAATGCTGTTCGTCAAGCGAAGCAAAAAAATAAAGCGCTGCATGTATTTGGGCTTCTCTCTGATGGTGGTATTCACAGCCACATCAATCACATGTTTGCCACCCTTGAGCTTGCGAAAAAAGAAGGTCTGGATAAAGTGTATGTTCATGCTTTCCTAGACGGACGTGATGTAGGTCAGCAGTCTGCGAAAACTTATATCAAGCAAACTCAAGATAAGATTGAAGAAATCGGTGTCGGTCAGCTGGCTACCATCGCTGGACGTTACTATGCCATGGACCGTGACAATCGATGGGATCGTGTGAAAAAAGCTTATGACGCGATTGCTTATGGAAAAGGCACGACTTATAAAGATCCGATTCAAGCGATTGACGATTCTTACAAAAATGAAGTGTATGACGAATTCGTTGAGCCTGTCGTTTTGACAGATGAAAAGGATCAACCTATCGGCAAGGTAGAAGATGAAGACTCTATCGTATTCTTCAACTTCAGACCTGACCGAGCGATTCAAATTTCCCGTACGTTCGCGAATGATGATTTTGAGGATTTTGATCGTGGAGATCAAGCTCCTAGGAATATTCATTTTGTCGGTATGACTCAGTACAGCGATGCAGTAAACAGCAAAGTGGCCTTTCCGCCGAACGATTTGAAAAACACGGTTGGAGAAGTTCTTGCTAATAACGGTATGAAACAGCTGCGTATCGCAGAAACTGAAAAATATCCTCACGTCACATTCTTTATGAGTGGGGGACGGGAAGAAGAGTTCGATGGAGAAGAGCGCATCTTGATCGATTCACCGAAAGTTGCCACTTACGATCTTAAGCCTGAAATGAGTGCTTATGAAGTCACGGACGCTTTACTTGGTGAATTGGATGCGGAGAAACACAATGCGATCATCCTGAACTTCGCAAACCCTGATATGGTTGGACACTCAGGAATGCTTGAGCCTACCATCAAGGCGATTGAGGCTGTAGATGAATGCTTAGGCAAGATCGTTGATAAGATTCATGAAAAAGGCGGTCACGCCATCATTACAGCAGACCATGGGAACTCTGACGAGGTGACGACCCCAGACGGAGATGCTATGACTGCTCATACGACAAATCCAGTGCCTGTGATTGTTACAAAAGAAGGCGTAGAATTACGTGATGGAGGAATCCTTGGAGACCTATCACCAACTCTGCTTGAACTTCTGAATGTAGATCAGCCAGAAGAAATGACTGGAAAAACACTAATCAAAAAATAA
- the gap gene encoding type I glyceraldehyde-3-phosphate dehydrogenase: MTVRIGINGFGRIGRNVFRASLKNNDVEVVAVNDLTDANMLAHLLQYDTVHGTLSEEVTTNGDNLIVGGKEIKVLSEKDPAQLGWGDLGVDIVIESTGRFTQRDDAKKHLDAGAKKVIISAPAKQEDLTVVMGVNEDQYDKDSHHVISNASCTTNCLAPYAKVLDDKFGLKRGMMTTVHSYTNDQQILDLPHKDYRRARAAAQNIIPTTTGAAQAVAKVLPQLDGKLSGMAMRVPTQNVSIVDFVAELEKDVTAEEVNEALKAEAEGNLKGILGYSDEPLVSSDYNGNTHSSIIDGLSTLTLENNMVKVVSWYDNEFGYSNRCVDLAVYLKNQGL, from the coding sequence ATGACTGTAAGAATTGGTATTAACGGTTTTGGACGTATCGGACGTAACGTTTTCCGCGCTTCATTGAAAAATAACGATGTTGAGGTAGTAGCGGTAAACGACTTGACTGATGCGAACATGCTAGCACACTTGCTTCAATACGATACTGTTCATGGCACTCTTTCTGAAGAAGTGACAACGAACGGTGACAACCTAATCGTAGGCGGCAAAGAAATCAAAGTACTTTCTGAAAAAGATCCAGCTCAACTTGGTTGGGGAGATCTTGGTGTTGATATCGTTATCGAATCAACAGGTCGTTTCACACAACGTGACGATGCGAAGAAACACTTGGATGCAGGTGCGAAGAAAGTAATTATCTCTGCACCAGCGAAGCAAGAAGATCTTACAGTCGTAATGGGTGTAAACGAAGATCAATACGACAAAGATTCTCACCACGTGATTTCTAACGCTTCTTGTACAACGAACTGCTTGGCACCATATGCTAAAGTACTTGATGATAAATTCGGTCTTAAACGCGGTATGATGACAACTGTTCACTCTTACACGAACGATCAGCAAATTCTTGATCTTCCACACAAAGATTATCGTCGTGCTCGTGCAGCTGCTCAAAACATCATCCCTACAACAACTGGTGCTGCTCAAGCGGTTGCGAAAGTACTTCCACAACTTGATGGCAAGCTTAGCGGAATGGCTATGCGTGTACCAACTCAAAACGTATCAATCGTAGACTTCGTTGCAGAACTTGAGAAAGATGTTACTGCAGAAGAAGTGAACGAAGCGCTTAAAGCAGAAGCAGAAGGTAACCTTAAAGGAATCCTTGGCTACAGTGATGAGCCGCTTGTTTCTTCAGACTACAATGGAAACACGCACTCTTCTATTATCGACGGTCTATCTACTCTTACTCTTGAAAACAACATGGTTAAAGTTGTTTCCTGGTATGACAATGAGTTCGGTTACTCCAACCGTTGTGTAGATCTTGCTGTTTATCTTAAAAACCAAGGACTATAA
- a CDS encoding nitroreductase family protein, with protein sequence MHLEEAIVQRRSIHDFKEKIISQSSLKDVFAKATWAPTHRMKQPWNIIMLQENGKEDYAELVLESYERQGFFSNDEKAEKMKDGIRKFLNKIPHHALVYMEKDEDFHKYEEDYAAVCAYIQNVQLLSWEKGIGVLWMTSPYLDDPLFAEALGIESSSYKLVAVLQMGYPRQIPKPKLRVPIDDKYELRDDPFI encoded by the coding sequence TTGCATTTGGAAGAAGCCATTGTACAACGCCGGTCGATTCACGATTTTAAAGAAAAGATCATCAGCCAATCCAGTCTGAAAGATGTTTTTGCTAAAGCTACTTGGGCGCCCACCCATCGTATGAAACAGCCATGGAACATCATCATGTTACAAGAGAATGGGAAAGAAGACTACGCTGAGCTCGTTTTAGAGAGCTACGAACGACAAGGATTTTTCTCAAACGATGAAAAAGCTGAAAAAATGAAAGATGGGATAAGGAAGTTCCTGAATAAAATTCCTCATCATGCACTCGTATATATGGAAAAAGATGAGGACTTTCATAAATATGAGGAAGATTATGCTGCGGTTTGTGCGTACATTCAAAATGTCCAATTGCTCTCGTGGGAAAAAGGGATTGGAGTTTTATGGATGACGAGTCCATACCTTGATGATCCATTATTCGCTGAAGCGTTAGGCATTGAGTCTTCCAGCTATAAGCTTGTGGCTGTATTGCAGATGGGGTATCCACGGCAAATACCAAAACCAAAGTTAAGAGTTCCTATTGATGATAAATACGAATTAAGAGATGATCCTTTTATATAA